A portion of the Saimiri boliviensis isolate mSaiBol1 chromosome 1, mSaiBol1.pri, whole genome shotgun sequence genome contains these proteins:
- the LOC101051315 gene encoding WD repeat-containing protein 43-like, translated as MSQKQTEAEGSRVKKEDTMPLALKAHNRVMSQGIQEMQLQTLEKEFKPYKEDCIKDAPAYCYSIVARAYKEATGCPNSSVLMVQWLKCMLTVHAAYLSTLPDLVPQLGTLYQLMESRVKTFQNLHGKLIFLITQVTLSEKTKETTSPGQKAKLVYEEVSSEEESDDEIADKDSDDDWDEDEEESESEKDEDDAEEEDEDAKGKDEENGDDRDRASEKELNGDSDLDPENESEEE; from the exons ATGTCACAGAAGCAGACAGAAGCAGAGGGCAGCCGAGTCAAGAAAGAAGATACCATGCCACTGGCTTTGAAGGCACACAACAGggtcatgagccaaggaataCAAGAAATGCAGCTCCAGACACTGGAAAAG GAATTTAAACCTTATAAAGAAGACTGTATTAAGGATGCCCCTGCATACTGTTATTCCATTGTTGCAAGAGCTTACAAAGAGGCCACAGGATGTCCTAACAGTTCTGTGCTAATGGTTCAGTGGCTAAAATGTATGTTAACAGTTCATGCAGCATACCTGTCCACGTTGCCTGACCTGGTACCTCAGCTGGGGACACTCTACCAGTTAATGGAAAGCAGAGTCAAAACTTTTCAGAACCTTCATGGAAagcttatttttctaattacacAAGTAACATTatcagagaaaacaaaggaaacaacTTCCCCTGGACAGAAGGCAAAGTTGGTGTATGAAGAAGTATCTTCTGAAGAGGAGTCTGACGATGAAATAGCAGATAAGGATTCTGATGATGATTGGGATGAAGATGAGGAGGAGAGTGAAAGTGAAAAAGATGAGGATGATGCtgaagaggaagatgaggatgccaaaggaaaagatgaagaaaatggtgACGACAGAGATAGAGCAagtgaaaaagaattaaatgggGATTCTGACTTAGATCCTGAAAACGAAAGTGAAGAAGAATGA